In the genome of Mercenaria mercenaria strain notata unplaced genomic scaffold, MADL_Memer_1 contig_3170, whole genome shotgun sequence, one region contains:
- the LOC128552804 gene encoding heat shock 70 kDa protein 12A-like, translating to MWVLTVPAIWDDAAKGFMKEAAKMADIEDNQLVIALEPEVASLYCQYLPVEKFSEGGKAGFANAKPGTTYMVVDLGGGTADITVHERQPGNKIKEVYKATGGPWGGTAVDHAFTQLIISIAGGPVWGRFQQEQTYDHLELLKEFECVKRTLGTKTGDWYTIKLPATLNEICEEVHGQKFAALAKESLMADQLNFISDKMRMKVGLVEKLFRKVTDSIIQHIKKILLNTDAGRKVSLILMVGGFSESPFVQQEMKSTFTDKSKVKIIIPQQAGIAVLNGAVLFGRMPEVITTRVVRYTYGVMVTPEFKPGVHPEEKKVPGNPPRCLHVFSPFMKEGESVEVGHQVIEVYNTVVPNQKEMSLRVFTASGGIPDFVTDKNCQMLGTLCVTIPNPSPNERHLIVVFRFGSTTLATFAMEKESEKLCSTVFNLQE from the exons GCTGATATCGAAGACAACCAGTTAGTCATAGCTTTAGAACCGGAAGTGGCATCCCTTTATTGCCAGTATCTTCCGGTGGAGAAGTTCTCTGAAGGCGGGAAAGCAGGATTTGCAAATGCTAAGCCAGGGACAACTTACATGGTTGTAGATCTTGGAG GTGGTACTGCAGATATAACAGTACATGAGAGGCAGCCAGGGAATAAGATTAAGGAGGTATACAAAGCCACCGGTGGTCCATGGGGAGGCACTGCCGTCGACCATGCTTTTACACAACTAATAATAAGTATTGCAGGAGGACCAGTCTGGGGCAGATTTCAACAAGAGCAAACCTATGATCATCTAGAGCTTCTCAAAGAGTTTGAATGCGTGAAAAGAACACTAGGGACAAAGACGGGCGACTGGTATACGATCAAGCTTCCAGCGACACTGAATGAAATATGCGAAGAAGTTCATGGTCAAAAGTTTGCAGCCCTCGCAAAGGAATCTCTAATGGCTGACCAGCTGAATTTCATAAGTGATAAAATGAGAATGAAAGTCGGTCTTGTTGAAAAGCTTTTTAGGAAGGTTACTGATAGTATCATCCAACATATAAAGAAGATCCTGCTCAATACAGATGCCGGCAGAAAAGTATCTCTGATACTTATGGTCGGAGGATTTTCGGAATCACCGTTCGTTCAGCAAGAGATGAAGTCCACTTTTACAGATAAATCGAAGGTGAAGATCATAATTCCACAGCAAGCTGGAATCGCTGTACTGAATGGTGCAGTGTTATTTGGGCGGAtgccagaagttataacaacaaGAGTTGTGCGATACACATACGGAGTAATGGTCACTCCAGAATTTAAGCCTGGTGTGCACCCAGAGGAGAAGAAAGTTCCAGGGAATCCACCCCGATGTTTGCACGTTTTCAGTCCTTTCATGAAAGAGGGGGAATCAGTTGAAGTGGGTCATCAAGTGATCGAGGTATACAACACTGTTGTTCCAAACCAGAAAGAAATGTCTCTTCGTGTGTTTACTGCGTCAGGGGGTATTCCAGACTTCGTCACCGACAAAAACTGCCAGATGTTAGGGACTTTATGTGTTACAATTCCTAATCCCTCCCCAAATGAACGACATCTGATTGTTGTTTTCCGTTTTGGAAGTACAACGCTTGCTACGTTTGCGATGGAAAAAGAAAGTGAGAAGTTGTGCTCAACAGTTTTTAATCTACAGGAGTAA